The Gossypium hirsutum isolate 1008001.06 chromosome D02, Gossypium_hirsutum_v2.1, whole genome shotgun sequence region ATAGTTTAACTACTAATTGGAAGCACTTAATCATTAATTCTAAACCATTTAATAACTCATCTAATAACTCATTTAATGaaccatttaatcatttaataactCCATCTACACAACAGTTTCGCATTAGTTCAAGATAAATATCTTTAACTTGAAaccacaaaaaaattaaaaatcgaaaGTCCCAAACACAAAAATAACCCTATTAGCACCTTCACTTGTTAGCATAGATTTATAAAGATTGACAGtgtacttaaaatatatttttaaacttaattGTACCATTTAGTACATAGAAGGAAAATATGAACTCTGATATATATACAAGAATCAAATGACAGCAGCATTTTTCCATCACAAATTTGGTTTATCTCTCTCTTCTCTCACTCTTATCTTCATCTTCCCTAATTTTTCTACCTCTAACATCATCTTACCACAAATGAAGAATACAATAAGATGTTGAACAACTCACAAACTTGTTACTAAAATAATTACGATTCATGTAGAGTCTTAATTCATGTCCCTACATCACTCCATTAAAATATGATGACATAACAATATAACAAAATGACTCAAAAAAAGTTAATCCTACATTCCTACGTCAGAATATGATGACATGACATTATAACACAATGGCTCAAAAGATATTAACCTTCAATTAATGTTCTAACATCAATATTTCAAgtttggttaaaatatattattagtcTCATAGTTTGAcaagatttgaaatttaataaaaaaaatttaaaattaaatcatgtcATTAAAATAGTAAGTCTTTTCTATCAAAACTTCTCAACTCGAAATTTTGATGAACCTGTCCTCATATGGCAACATATAGTTggcaaaaaataaatatattaaattgataaattttgaccAATGACAATAATGAATAGActagaatttttaaattgaaaaaataaaagattattattttttatacaatgcctagaaGTTGACATGATTCATTCCTGAATTGACACGTAAATTGAACCCACATCCTCTTGTATTGGAAAGAATATCGATGCCAATCaagattgaatttttaactttcaAAATACAAGAACCAAATCAAATTGTTTACAGGTCCAGGGATTATCAGCACATTTTAACCTTCAAGATTTCACCAAACTTATTCAGTAAAGTGAAGAATTCATAACCGATGAAGCATTTCTTGTTGACACCAAAATATATGGACATTTTTCCAAGCTAAAATGTTGAAGACTCTGTTTAGATTTCACTTTTGTGCACAACCAAAGTCAATGGCGAATTAATTAAGTGTATGAAGCAATGAGTAAATCATTATCAATGTGACCCGCCCTGAACTTGAGCATTTGCATAGCTGATATTAGCTTGTTACCTGTCCATCACAAAGCTTGAacaaacatgcataaattaaaccCAACCCATAAACATCTCTTATTTTAGACTAAAAATTGGTTTGCGCCAGTTTTCAGTTATCACAAGAGCAAATAGTTAACCAGGTATAACTTTTGATGGCACCGTATAAAAGGTGAAATAACCAGAGGTTCATTCAGATTTGAGAGGaaccaaaagaaaaaccatcagattccacttttttttttcttttaagtataTATAATTCTCAACATCAcatattaacaaattataattcTCAAGAAACTTAATCAAACACCAAAAAGGCAAGATCAAACTTGAAAGACATGAGCTTACAATGCCAGAAGTTTAGCGTCATCCCCTGCTTCTTGAAAGCATAAACAACCATCCTGTGAGCTAAAGAATGAACAAGAAGACAAGTAAAATCTGATGTAGATATAAACAGACGCAAATTCGAGTCTATGGTAATGATCGTAAACAAATTCGATTCTAATCAACAGTGGAAGTTACAGAGCACATAACTGCAAATCATAAGTAAAATCATATTGTTTTATGCATATGAATGATCTTTCTACAAAACCTATCTGTAGGATCAATTACAACAAAAAAAGACTATCTAGAGGCAGAAACAACAATGAAAACTCCgcaaaatacaaaaagaaattataaaaacctTGACGTATGATCATGCATGGTACCATTATGTGAAGATTTATTGCTATAATCAGGTTGATAATGAACAACTCTGCTGAAAGTATTCACTGCATCCAATCTGAACATAAACATGttcaataaaaatagaattaaaagtttCAGGCTTGGCAATGGATTATTGCTGTAAGGCTGCTCTTTAAGGAGACCCTCGTTTCCCTAGAAGAAATTAAAACAATTGGTCAAAACAAAAGCAGCAGCTGATGATTCATGTTTCTCACTTTTCACGTTACCCAAATATAATGTttaataaaaaccctaaattgAATTAGTTAAGTACACTGAAATAGAGATTGATTTTTATATTCTCTACTAAAAACAACAAATCACTGAAGAAATACTGCCAAAATTAAAAGGAATATATATTAtggcaaattaaattcaaaaGAAATGCAGTTCAATAACATCAAAAGTGTCTTTTTCTAAGGAAACTGAAATACGTACTAAGTTTTGAttccttttttttatgtttaggaTCATCATCATACTCAGTATCTTTATCATCGGAATCAGAACCGATTAggtcatcatcatcttcatcagaGGCAGGAGAAGGGTCAAGGCGAGCAGCATCCTTGGCCCATTGGATCACTCTTtcaacttcatcttcttcatcatcttCGCCGTCGGATTTTTCGAGACCGATACGACCTTCGTTAGTGGAAATACTAGTAGCAGCAGTAGGATTagaagaagatgaagacaaggAAGCCTTGAGAGCAGCGAACCGTGCGGAGAGATCATCGCCCAACACAGCCTTCAGTTCCTCGTCGACATTGTCGGGAACGACAACCTTCGATTTTCGATCCTTTTTCTCTTCGTCTTCTTTTTGCTCCGGTTGTGGTTTCGGCGGCGATGGTGGTGGTGCCGATGATTGTTTCTTCTGTTGTGAATGGGAAGAGGAAGGTCGGGATCGGAGAGCCTGGAATCGACGGCGGAGATCAGGGTTGAGATAATCGGGTGCCACACGGGACATGTGACTGTCGACAGAGAGTTCTAAGAGCATCTCATCCTGCGCCGCTTGCAACAGCTGATCCACCGCATCGTTCTCCGTCGTTGCGGAGGAGCTCTTCTTTCtgccgctcattttattcccttTCCGTAAATACTTTTCCCTCTTGGCCACTTCAGTCTTCCTTTATCCAGTGATTCATGTTTGTTTCAGTGACAAAGTTGTAAATATCTCCCTCCTCCTCGTACTTAATAGTAATATCAATATTTGAAGtgatttacattttattttaaatcggTAGAAGCATCTGACCAGTCCCTCTACTTCAAAAAGCATGCAAAACCGGTCCCTCTCCTTAAAAAATTGAATGCTAGCGTTGCATAAATCAAAACCGTaatcaattttaccaatttttaaaattttaattaaaaaatgtctAGTATTTTCATCTCTGATGCTCGTGCTTAATCAAAACAAAGACTTAAGAGCATGCTTaattcaaccaaaaaaaaaaaaacaaattaggaAGACAGAATATCCTATGAAATTGTCATCTCAAATTGCATTTGATTTGAGAAATACATCTCTTAAAAGTGAAAATGGCAAGCGTTAAACCAACAACAACCATTAAAATTGCTTCATCAGCTCCAATAAAAGCATCAATTTCAAGTACAAATTCAATGTTTCAATCTTCAACCCAGATTCTAAAGGTGTGACCCAAGAAACTAAACTACTTCAAActgccctttttttttaaatgtggaaCAAAAAATGAATCACCCCACAGTCAATCCAAATCCAAATTTGTAGTCTTTCTTCCTATGATCTATCTGCAAAAGCATAACACCGGAGAAAAATAAATGTTAGGGCTTTCATCAATCAAGGGAAAGAAATACAAACAATGTTGAAAATAAGGGACCGAGCAAAATATCAATAACAGTTAAAACAAGTTTCTCTTTTAGTGTGTATAATTGCTTGCAAGTCTCTTTCTTAAGAAAGTCATCTTACCTCTGCAGAGAGAATGAAGTTTAGGCCCATATTTAATCGCTCTTCCAGATACGAGGTTGTGCATCCATTGGAATCGATCTTTCCCCTCAAACGACACTGACAATGTAACGAATTGATCAACCGGAATGATGGTTTAGATATATCATTAtatcaagaaaaaaaagaattgcATTGCTTCTTTTGACGTTTTATGGAGTACTACATCATTTTAGCCGGTCATGGTTCTCCTGTTGCCTAGCTCTACACCATTTTAAGTCCGTTAAAATATCCCCTTTGAAATATCCCCCCCCCGGCCAAATATCAAATAGCATGGAGGAAAGAAAGATGGCTTTGTAGTCCTTTTTTATTATACCCAGAAGGAAATATAGTTTACACAAAAAGCAATACAAATGCTAAATTCTAACTTCTATAGATGTAGAAACAAAATCTAGCAACCAAAAGTATACCTGTCTAAGGATGTAATCGTAGCCGACACTTGCTGTTACATCTCTTGACATGTAGTTATACATCAAATCTGTCGCGAGAGAAACCTTGATAGAAATGACGTGTAAGAATTATCAGGAAACAAATTGAAATACTTTTTGGAAAGGGGGGGGGAGTCTTACCTTATCAGATACCTTCTGAACATAGCTCAAAGCAACAATTCCAGTATTTGCAACTTGCCCTGTAGCAACCTGGAGCCAGAGAATACTTTTGTTGGTACTATGCATAGAGCAAACAGAGAATATTTCTAGCAGTAACATTTCATTTTTGTGCCTACGACCTCTTGGCAGGGTAAGGTGGAAAAATATGAAGGGAGAAACGAATTAATAATTTTATGGACAAAACTCAGATTTGTAAGAAGCGTTGCCATCATATATACCCAGAGACTAGACGAACAGTAATTCTGAATCTGAATAGCTAAAAAGTTCATGAAGTGGAGCTTAAACCCTTAACTAGGATTTTTCACGTCTAAAAACTAACACGTGGTATAACCAATTGGAGTCATTAAATTTTGACCTAGATGTTTAATGTGCAAAACATTGTTCATTGCATTAACTAGTTTTGAGTGAGTTTTACCTTCATAATATGTGGTCTTGACTCCAATGGCGTGGTTCATTCATAAGTcattgaaatgaaagaaaatccTTATTCTCACAACTAGGCAACCCTAATCAGCATTTTGGTTAGGGAACTAAAATCTAAATTACACTCTTACTTTTGTAACATGTCTAGGAACATATTTAGAAGTAATAGAAAAGCACCCACTAACTATTGGACAAATATTGACAAGCCTTACATTACCATCTTATCTGTTTCATATCGGGCAGCATAACCAATGCCTGACTTTCGGTGCTGACCAGCCCAAAATACTTCACCACCTAGGGATAAATGTTGTGTTATACTCTGCACAAATATGGTTTAGATTTTAGTATACTAAAAACAACAAACAGAATCATAATGGCAGAGGTAGTGGATTCAACAGAAAACTGACAATGAAAGCCATGCAATGCCTCTTCAAAACAGGAAACTAAATGCAAAATGCAGGTGGCCTTTGGTAAAGAAAATCTAGGTTAGTTCTATcattatctttattttaattttttgaacgTAGTTGCTTCCATCATTATTAGAATAGTCTCTCAAGAGAATTTTCTATTGAGAGAAGACAAACTAGAGCACTGCAAAGAGAAATTACAAGTCCGCATTATTTTGCATCTAGGAATAGTAAAAGTACTTTTTCTAGGTGCAGATCATACAAAAAGCTGTCCATTATGCTAGGTTATGCTCTCTTAGCTCAATTCAAAATATACAATGTGGCTTCAGATGACTTACCTGGATGTAACTAGCTCCAAATAGCGCACCATTTCCCATTTGGAATTGAGACCTGAAGTCTTTACCCTATACAAGGAAAACAGAAATGTCAAAAAGATGACACACAAAGATGAAAAACAACTAGCTAAGATATAATACAGCTTAAGAGTGACTGACCTTGTAATCAAAGTTGAACATGCCATGTGACATATGAGGCTCATTTGAGAGCTGGAACAGGAAACAACAAAGTCACCAACTAGCTCACACAAAACACAGTCTGCATTTAAACACAAAAGGCAAAAGTCTAAATAATAAATGAACACATGATTTACCTGAGCATTAGCCTTCACAGTAAAATTGTCAGACAAATCCCATTTCAGTCTTGCATTGAGTCTACCATCAGTCAGCACCCTCCCAATAAGCATCAACTGGAAGACCATAATCGATCCCACTTTTAAGTTTATTTAGTAGGATAAAAATTTTAGGAGGAAAAGCGAGTGAACTGGAAGAGTAAAGATAATGAGAGAAGCCACCTACATTCGGGTCAATGAAGTTGGCACCAAATTCATAGTGAGCAGTAGGAATTTTAATGGTTTCAGCAGATTGAGAAGGGATTTCTGTTGGGCCCATAAACACACTGAGAGATGATTGGGAATGAATAGATACcagtattaattaattaatataggaaagaaaagataaaagaaaacattagtaataataataacagcgAACTATTTTGAAGAGTCAAACATGACGAAGCTACCTGTGACTGAGTGAGAATTTCTGATTTAGTCCTTTGGTGAAATCAAATCGCAATCCTTCAAAAGTTTCTGGCTTCAGAGACACTGTCAAACATTTTCAagcaataaatttaaattttcgtAAAAAAGAACAGACCCTAACACCATTTGAGCACATTCATCTTTTTCCGACATAACCCTGCTAAAGATGCATCATAACACCCTATAACCCCAATATGCATCAAAAGAAACAATTTAACAGAACACCTGACAGTCAACAGACACAAGGAACATGTAGGTAATGAAGAAAATATGCCACCAAAGAAAgatattaaacatgaaattgaacaCACATTTCAAAGAACTCAAGGAAAAGATTCACAAAAAAAGAACCCTTATTGCCAAACATAATAAACCATTGGCACCAAACTACTATAATGCCACCAAGGGAATTGGTTGCGTTATTAGTAGTATACTTGTTCATTTTATGAAACCCAAAGAAACTACTGCCCACTGCCCTAATTCTAAGAAGCAATTGATTTTGTAAAGAAGCTGCAATTAagattaatcaaaaatcaaaacccaTCAATCTACtcagaaaaaaagagagagttcaCGTTTCGACTTCGACAAGtcatgaaaattatcaaaaaagaaGGGGAAAACCCCCCATATTTTCACTAATCAAAGCAGACTAGGGttctaagaaagggacttaacaACCAGACCGGCCAAAAGCTAAATCAGTAGCCCCTCTATTCCAGTGACTTCACCATCCATAGTCAAAACGTTAAACCATAAAATTCCACATTCACCAATAAAGATCAAGAAATGACCAACTAAGGTTttctctttattaaaaaaaagggcaTCCATGATCTCAAGATACAATTAAGAAATcaataaagaaaagaataaaaagaaaaacccgTATAGAAAATGAAGTCAGAAGAGAAGAGTAACTGAGAGCTTCGCGGTGGAGCTCTTCATAAGGAATAGGGCAAGGGAGATTCATGTAATCAGTTTTCTCATCAGCTTTGGAATGAGCCGGCTTGCAAGCATCGGATGAGGTACCAGGAGGTACAAGCCCCGCCATTGTCGTCTCTTGTTTCTCGGAGGAGGAATTTGCCGCAAAATCTCAGGGTAATGATGAGGTACAAATGGGAAGGGGCTGAAAGAAAGGAGGACTATGCAGCAGTCAAGCAACGCTTATTATGGGTTTTAGCCAGGGTTTTATTTTACGATTTCCCTACTCAAGGGTGAATATTAGattcacaaaaataaataaaaaattaacacatatgaaaatttaattatatatttaatttaactacataataaatttcaaaattttaattatattttcatatttcagGAAAAAGAACTTCAATGTCTATTTTAAAGTAGCAGGAGTTGGAAATTGTTTCCCATCAAACATTAGGGATGTATGAGTTTGTGTTGATGATAAATGTTTAACACAGTAACGATAAGGTGAATGAAAGCATGGTGCTCCTACAACAATATGTAAACACCAATTCTTCTTGATTGACATTGTCGTAGTTGTCCAAGCTTGATGATTActtgtaatttaattattattcgtTCATTTTGATATTTGTGAGCTGTAAACCTTTTGAGTTGTTTGATTTTTATCTGAATAGTAAAACAGTTACTTAGGTTTAATTGGGAATAGAAGTGCAAATACAAAAACACTGATGCGTGGATAGTGCTTTGAAATTGAAGTAATTTCTATTCAAAATAAGTCCTTTACTTGTGAATGTGATGG contains the following coding sequences:
- the LOC107909006 gene encoding mitochondrial import receptor subunit TOM40-1, with the protein product MAGLVPPGTSSDACKPAHSKADEKTDYMNLPCPIPYEELHREALMSLKPETFEGLRFDFTKGLNQKFSLSHSVFMGPTEIPSQSAETIKIPTAHYEFGANFIDPNLMLIGRVLTDGRLNARLKWDLSDNFTVKANAQLSNEPHMSHGMFNFDYKGKDFRSQFQMGNGALFGASYIQSITQHLSLGGEVFWAGQHRKSGIGYAARYETDKMVATGQVANTGIVALSYVQKVSDKVSLATDLMYNYMSRDVTASVGYDYILRQCRLRGKIDSNGCTTSYLEERLNMGLNFILSAEIDHRKKDYKFGFGLTVG
- the LOC107909007 gene encoding 46 kDa FK506-binding nuclear protein; the encoded protein is MSGRKKSSSATTENDAVDQLLQAAQDEMLLELSVDSHMSRVAPDYLNPDLRRRFQALRSRPSSSHSQQKKQSSAPPPSPPKPQPEQKEDEEKKDRKSKVVVPDNVDEELKAVLGDDLSARFAALKASLSSSSSNPTAATSISTNEGRIGLEKSDGEDDEEDEVERVIQWAKDAARLDPSPASDEDDDDLIGSDSDDKDTEYDDDPKHKKKESKLRKRGSP